The genomic region AATTGCTGACAAAATATCCGCAGCTCATTGTGGCGCGGACTTTTTCCAAGGCCTATGGACTAGCTGCAACGCGTGTTGGTTATATGGTGGCATCACCAAAGCTTATTGAGCTTATCAATAAAGTACTACTTCCTTATCATGTCAACGCCTTGTCACTTGCGGCAGCCGAAGTGGTGTGCCAGAATCAGGAGTTGTTTGAGGATTCTATTCAAGCCACTATGCGTGAGCGGGAACGTTTGAGTGTGAGGCTTGCGACTCTGGCAGGTATGACTGTTTATCCATCACAGACGAATTTTATTATGATTCGCTTGAAACAGGCCGCACAGCTTGCCGAAAGTCTGGCAAATCAGGGAACGGCTATTCGTAGTTTTGCCGGGGCCCCGGGACTTGAGGGCTGTTTGCGCATTACCGTCGGAACGCAAGAAGAAAATGATACACTCTTTAAGCAAATTGAAAAATTTTTAAAGTGTGAGGTGAAATAAAGATGCGAGAGGCTGCAGTGACACGAAAAACAGCTGAAACAGATATTGCCGCAACGTTAATTCTCGATGGGCAGGGGCAGGCAACGATTGCTACAGGTATTGGTTTTTTTGATCATATGCTGACTTTATTCACAAAGCATGGACTCTGTGATCTTTCGCTCAAAGCCAAGGGCGATTTAGAGGTAGATGGCCATCATACTGTAGAAGATGTGGGAATTGTTCTGGGGCAGCTGCTAAAAGACTGCTTGGGTGATAAGCAGGGTATTCGGCGTTATGGTACAGCTTATGTGCCCATGGATGAGGCTTTGGTACTTGTATCGCTGGATATCTCCGGGCGTCCTTATCTGGCTTATGACCTTCCTGTACAAGCGGAGCAAATTGGGTCTTTTGCTACTGAACTGACAGAGGAATTTTTTCGTGCCGTAGCCGCTCATGCCGGTCTGACCTTGCATATTCGTTTACTGGCAGGAACGAATAGTCATCATATCGTTGAAGCCGTGTTTAAAGCTTTTGGACGCGCCATAGATGAAGCAACAAGGCAAGACGCGCGTATTCAAGGCGTGTTGTCTACAAAAGGCATGTTAGAGTGAGGAGGGATCACGATGATTGCAATCATGGATTATGGTATGGGCAATTTATATAGTGTAGAAAAGGCTTTTGTCAAGCTCGGGGCCGCGGTGACTGTGACACGTGATGGCGATGTGATTCGTAAAGCCGATCAAGTTGTTTTGCCTGGTGTCGGTGCTTTTGGTGATTGCATGGAGAATATAAGAAGTTTCGGGCTAGAAGCTGTTATTCAGGAAGTCGTTCAGTCTGGCAAACCTTTTTTGGGTATTTGCCTGGGACTTCAGCTGATGTTTGAAGGAAGCGAAGAAACACCCGGCGTTGCAGGTCTGGGGATTTTTTCTGGTATGAACCGTAAAATTGTAGCCCCTGGGTTAAAAGTGCCTCACATGGGGTGGAATGATCTTGCTTTCAGAAAGTCTAGCTCTTTGTTTAAGGATTTATCTGCTCCTTATGTTTATTTTGTGCATAGTTATCATGCCGTTCCAACGGATGATACACTGATTACAGCTGTGACAGATTATGGCAGTCCCATTACGGCTTCTGTAGGCCAAGGCAATATTCAAGCTGTGCAGTTCCATCCGGAAAAATCCGGCCAAGCGGGTCTTAAAATACTGGAAAACTTTAAGGAGATGGCCTAATGATTTTATTTCCTGCCATTGATATTCGCGGTGGTAAATGCGTACGGTTAGTGAAGGGGGACTTCGCCCGCGAGACTGTTTTTTCCGAGCGTCCGGCTGATATGGCTCGTCGCTGGCAAAATGAAGGAGCCCAGTATCTGCATGTTGTCGATTTGGATGGGGCGCGTTCAGGAAAACCTGTCAATTTAGCTGCCATAGAAGATATTTTGCAGCAAGTGGAGCTTCCGGTACAGCTTGGCGGCGGTATTCGCGATTTGGAGACCATTGATATGTTGCTAGAAATGGGCGTAAGCCGCGTGATACTTGGTTCGATTGCGGTGAAGAATCCGGCTTTAGTCAAAGAGGCTGTGGCAAAGTTCGGTGAAAAAATTGTTGTCGGGATTGACGCTAAAGATGGCATTGTGGCTGTAGAAGGCTGGGGAAAAAGTAGCCCTGTTGCTGTTCGTGATTTAGCTTTAGACATGGCGGAGTGCGGCGTAAAACGGATTGTTTATACGGATATTTCTCGCGACGGCATGCTTTCAGGTGTTAATGTCGAGGCTACGGCACGCCTAGCCAAAGTGTCGGGCCTTTCTGTGATTGCATCAGGCGGCGTGAGAGATTTGACGGATATTGAAGCACTATTGGCTTGTGGTGAAGCGAAGGTGGAAGGGGTCATTATGGGGAAATCCATTTATACGGGAACACTGGATCTTAAGCAGGCACTTGAACTTGTAAAAAAGGGGCGATGATGCCATGTATACGAAGCGAATTATCCCTTGTCTCGATGTAAAAGACGGCAGGGTTGTAAAGGGAACGAATTTTGTGGGACTGCGTGATGCCGGAGACCCTGTAGAGCTTGCCAAAGTATATGACAAAGAAGGCGCTGATGAACTGATCTTTCTTGATATTACGGCATCATCTGATCACAGAGAAACGATTGTGGAAGTTGCCAAAAAGACGGCGGCTGAAGTGTTCATTCCTTTTACTATTGGTGGAGGAATTCGTACGAATCAGGACATTCGTAAGATGCTTAAAGCGGGTGCCGATAAGGTTTCTTTGAATACGGCGGCTGTCAGTCATCCTGAACTGATCGTTGAAGGGGCCAAGCGATTTGGCTCTCAATGTATTGTTTTAGCGGTAGATGCGCGTCAGACAGCACCCGACAAATGGGAAGTAACTATTCATGGCGGACGGACGTCAACGGGGCTGGATGTCGTGGAATGGGTAAAAAAAGCCGTGAATTTGGGTGCGGGTGAGATACTTCTTACAAGTATGGATAAAGATGGTACGAAAGATGGCTATGATATTCCTTTGACGCGGGCTGTTGCTGAAAGTGTTTCTGTCCCTGTGATCGCATCAGGCGGCGCAGGGAAGCTGGAACATTTTTATGATGTAGTGACCCTAGGCAAAGCCGATGCCGTACTCGCTGCTTCTGTTTTTCATTACGGACAATTTTCAGTGCAAGAGGTAAAATCTTATTTAAAAAGTCGACACGTGGAGGTTCGGTTATGATGGGAAAAATCACTGGGGATTTACTCAATAAAGTAAAATTTGATGGGCAGGGACTTGTTCCGGCAATTATTCAAGATGCTGAAACGAAAACGGTGCTCATGCTTGCTTATATGAATCAAGAATCTTTGACAAAAACGCTGCAATCAGGGTTCACCTGGTTTTACAGCCGTAGTCGCAAATGTTTGTGGCAAAAAGGTGAATCTTCCGGTCATGTCCAGCAGGTTGAGTCCATTCATTATGATTGTGACGGTGACACCTTGCTTGTTACTGTTAAGCAAACAGGTGCAGCTTGTCATGAGGGAACCTTTTCCTGCTTTAGTCGTCGCTTAGATGAAGAAGTGGTACAGGACGCTGCGATTGTGGAATCCACGGAAGTGTATGGGCAAGTTGCGACGATTTTGAATGACTTGTATGAAGTGATTCAGGACCGGAAGCACAATCGTCAGGAAGGATCGTATACATGTTATCTTTTTGACAAGGGACAGGATAAGATTCTGAAAAAAGTGGGCGAAGAAAGTGCCGAGACGATTATCGCCTCAAAAAATAATAGTAAAGAAGAAATTCTGTATGAAATGTCTGATTTGTGGTATCACTGTCTTGTACTTTTAAGTTATCACAACATCACACCGACAGAATTGCTTGCTGAACTTTATGGTCGGAGAAAATAGCAGGCTGGTTTTTCTTGGTTTATTTGTTATAATGATAATTGTGACAAATGAATCGCAGAAGGGACTGGCACTATGGAATTCATTTCAATGGGTATGGTAATCTTTTTATTTATAACAGGCTTTGTGGCTTCCTTTATTGATTCCGTTGTTGGTGGCGGGGGCCTAGTTACCTTGCCAGCCTTACTTATGACGGGACTTCCAATTACGCATGTACTGGGTACGAATAAGCTTTCTGCTTCGCTGGGCTCAGTAACGAGTATGATTACCTTTATCCGTTCAGGGAAAATAAATCTTTCATTAGTCAAATGGCTTGTTCCCCTGTCGTTTATCGGCTCCATGAGTGGTGCCTATTTGGTACGCTATATTCCTTCGGAGTTTATGAAGCCACTAGTGGTCATTTTACTTGTTGTTGTTGCTTTCTATACAGTCTTTAAAAAGGACTGGGGTGATATTTCCACTTATGGCGGTCTTAGTAAAAAGACAGGCATGATCAGCGGCCTCGTGGCTCTTATCATTGGTTTTTATGATGGCTTCTTTGGTCCTGGTACAGGTTCGTTTTTGATTTTTGCGTTTCTACTACTGGGATTTGATTTTGTGTCCTCATCAGGGAATGCCAAGGCGTTGAACTTTGCCAGTAATATTGCGGCCATGATTACTTTTCTATGGCTCGGTTATGTCCATATTGAGTATAGCTTGATCCTGGGATTTGGCATGATTTTAGGGGCGATAGCTGGGACGCGTGTAGCCATCCGCAAAGGTGCGGCTTACGTAAAGCCTCTCTTTGTTTCTGTAACAATCATCTTAGTCGGAAAACAGCTATGGGACTTATTTTTAAAGTAAACAAACATTTGGGCTCAGGCTGCCGAACAGGTAGCCTTTTTTATCATGAAAAGATATAATGAAAAGAGTGATTTTAGCACACTAAAAAAGATAGGAATGAGCGATGCGAAAAAAGCGAAACTTTCATTGGCTATGGATAGGTGGAATTTTTTTGCTGCTGAGTTTGGCTGTTGGCTATAGTATTTGGCATCAGGACGCTTCACAAAACTCTCATTATCAGCTGCAAAAAACAGGTGCTGGCGTGGTTGTTGATTTTACGGATACTTCACAGAAAATTCATCAAGTCCTTGATCAAACTTTGGCGGAAAATCATTTAGTCCTCCAGCAGGGAGAAGCAGGGCCGAAGGAACAGCCAAGAACGACAGTGGAAGGTAAGATTGTTTGGCATTACCGGAGTGAATCCACTCGGCTTTCTGGTGATGTTACGTTTGATGGCTTGAGTCAGCTCTTGAACCAAGCCCTGAAAAAAGTAGGTGGCGAAATCTTAGCCAGTCAGCCTGATTCCTATCAGGGAAAGCCTGTTATGCGGCTTGATGTGGGATGTCGCGATGTGCTTGACGGGGAACCTGTTTCAGTTGTGACAGACAGGCTTTATCTCTTTGCAGAAGGGAAGGCCGGGGCTGTACCTGGCGGTAAGGGCGAGCTGGCGATTATTATTGATGATTTTGGCTATAACAGTGAGCCAATCAACGCTTTTGTGAGTATTGACAGGCCTTTAACCTTTTCTGTGCTTCCCAATCGTCCCTATACTTTGCAGGCCGCTTCACGCGGTGTAAGCTCCGGACATCAGGTTATGTTGCATCTGCCAATGGAACCACAAGATAGTAAACAGCAATCTGAGGCGCAGACAGTCACGGTCAGTATGTCTGATCGTGAAGCCGGAGAGCTTGTTCGTCAAGATATAGGAGCCATACCGGGTCTGATCGGTGTGAATAATCATCAGGGATCACGGGCAACAAGTGATAAACGTATTATGAAGTCTGTACTGTCCATAGTAAAAGCCAAGCAATTGTTTTTTGTGGACAGTCGCACAAGCAGTCAGTCTGTTGCTTATGATATGGCCAGGCAACTGGGGGTCCGGACGATTGCCAATGACTTGTTTATTGATAATCAGTCGAATGTGGATTACATAAAAGGTCAATTGCGTCAGGCCATGGGTATTGCGACGAAAAAGGGTCATGCTGTGATTATTGGCCATGCTAGATTGAGTACGGCCATGGCTTTGCGTGAAATGATTCCTGAAATTGAATCAAATGGCATTCGACTTGTCTTTGTTTCGCAGCTTGTACAGTAATGACGCATAGTATAAAGGATAATTGGTTTACAATAGAGCAAATAAGAAAGGGGAAGGACGATGAAAAGCGTTTTTGATATTATTGGTCCCATTATGATTGGTCCCTCTAGTTCTCATACGGCAGGCGCGGCCCGCATCGGCAAACTGGCGCGGGCCATTTTAGGTGAAGCTCCAACACAAGCCACAGTCAAATTGCATGGATCGTTTGCGCAAACTTATCTTGGCCATGGTACTGATAAGGCTATTGTAGCAGGCTTGCTTGGATTTTCTGCTGATGATGAGCGGATACCTGAGGCTTTGACTTTAGCTGCCCAAGCGGGACTGGCAATTGAATTTGTCAAAGCAGATCTTGGCGATGTTCATCCGAATACAGCTTGTATTGAGATGGTAGGACAGTCAGGTAGAAAAGCCCAGGTGATGGGTTCTTCCATTGGTGGCGGCAGTGTCCTTATTACAAAAATTAATGGTTATGATGTAGAGCTTACTGGTGAGTATGCAACGCTTATTACGATTCATGAAGATAAGCCCGGTATTGTGGCGCTTGTTACCCATATTCTTGCGCAAGAGGCTGTGAATGTTGCTTTTATGCGTGTTTCGCGCCAAGAACGCGGGGCCGAGGCTTTGTTGATTTTAGAAGCTGATGAGCCCATATCCCACCATGCCTATGAACTTGTTGCTCATTTGCCCAAGGTGAAGGTGGCTATGTTAGTATCCCCAATTTAGGAGGTGACACAGGGATGAATTCTTTTTCTACATTTTCTGATCTTATTGCAGTGGCTGAGCAGCAACAAAAATCTGTGGCTGATATGATGGTCGACTATGAAGTGCAAAAACAACAAATGAATAAAGAACAAGTGTGGCAGGGAATGGATGGCTGCCTGACAGTCATGATGGAAGCCGTTCAAAAAGGGAAAAACAGTCGGGAAAAATCAGTCAGCGGTATGGTTGGCGGTAATGCAGCCCGCTTTGGTGATTATATGAAAGGCAGTGGTATTTTAGGTCCTACCGCGCAAAAGGCCATGTGTTATGCTTTAGCTGTCAGTGAAGTGAATGCAGCTATGGGCCGGATTGTGGCTAGTCCAACAGCGGGATCTTGCGGTATTTTGCCAGGTGCGATTCTTGCGGCAGGCGAGGCTTTAAGCTGTACACGCGAGCAACTTGTGGCTGGCCTTTTCACGGCAGCAGGCGTGGGCCTTGTGATCAATGAACATGCGTCTCTTGCCGGTGCTCTCGGTGGGTGCCAGGCTGAATGTGGTTCAGCGGCAGCCATGGCTGCCGCTGCTGTGGTAGAAATGGCTGGGGGAACGCCAAGGCAGGCGGGACAAGCATTGGCTTTGGCATTTAAAAATCTATTGGGTCTTGTTTGCGATCCTGTAGCTGGTTTAGTTGAAGTGCCTTGTGTGAAGCGAAATGCTTTTGGTGCTGTTCATGCTCTTGTGGCAGCCGAGATGGCTCTTTCTGGTATTGAAAGTGTGATTCCGCCTGATGAAGTGATTACAGCCTCTTATGAAATTGGCTGTCTGCTGCCGAAAAGTTTGCGTGAAACATCAGAGGCTGGTTTGGCTAAAACGCCGACAGGCCAGGCTATTGAGGCCAAATTGCATGGTCAAAATTCACTGTGAGACAGACGATCTTTTTATAATAACATTACATTTTAAACTTTCAGTAAGGGGAATCATTCATGAATAAACCTATTTATGTTATTGGACATCGTAATCCAGATACAGACTCTATTTGTTCTGCTATTGCCTATGCGCATTTAAAGCAGTCCCTTGGCATTTCAGCCATTGCTGCACGGGCAGGCAAAATAAACAATGAAACAAAATATATCCTTGATACGTTGAAAGTTCCGGCACCTATGATTGTTAATTATTTATATCCCCAGGTAAAAGATATTATGAAACCTGCGCAATTAACGATTCATGCTAATCAGACGTTGAAGGAATTGGGCCGTCTCTTGGCCAGTCATCATACCAAGTCCATTCCTGTTGTAGATGATAAACAGCATTTATGCGGTATTGTATCAGTTAGTGATTTAGCCCGGCGTTATTTTGATGAACTGGGTATGCCAGATCTTGCTGAGAGCAATGTAGAGTATGCGTCTATTATTAAAGTTCTTGATGGTACACTTGTGCAAGGCGATATTGTAGGCCGTAAAATTACCGGTCGTGTCAAGATTGCGGCTGCCAAGGTCGATACCATGTTAAATACAATTTCTGCTGGTGACATTGTGCTTGTTGGTGACAGATTAAATGTTCAATTGGCTTGTATTAAATTAGGTGTCGCTTGTTTAATTGTGACAGTGGGGGCCAAGGTTCAAGAAAGAGTCTGTGAGGCTGCGGCAAAAGCGGGTGTTATTATTATTACAGCCCCTTATGATACTTATATTTGCGGGCGATTGATTAACCAATCTGTACCTGTAAGTATTGTCATGCAAAAGGAGGTTGTTACATTTAAACCGAGTCAGCTTGCGATGGATATTAAGAAAACCATTGCTGAGACACGCTTTCGCAATTATCCTATTGTTGAAAATGACCGTTTTATTGGCGTTATTGACAGAGACAGCTTTATTATGCCGGAACGGGAAAAAATAATTTTAGTTGATCATAATGAAGTGAGTCAGGCTGTTGAAGGCATTGAAGAGGCCGATATTATTGAAGTTGTTGATCACCATCGTTTAGGAGGGATGGAAACAAATAGTCCTATTTCCGTTCACTTTGAGCCTGTTGGCTGCACAGCAACTATTATCGCTGGTTTGTATTGGCAAAATCAGATTACCATTCCGCAAGAGATTGCTGGATTATTGCTATCAGCCATTCTATCAGATACGGTACTATTTAAGTCACCTACTTGTACTGAGCGGGATAAGACAGTAGCCAAGCAATTGGCAGAAATAGCGAATCTTGATATTGAAGCCCATGGCATGGCTTTGCTCAAAGCGGGTTCTGATATTGGCAGCATGTCGGCAACAGATATTTTGCGTAATGATTTGAAGGAATTCCAATTAGGCGACTACCGTTTGGCTATCGGTCAAATCTCTGTTCTTGATGGTGAAAGTATCTTGGCGATGAGAGCCGGTATTCAGGCTGAAATGCGGCAGATGTGCTTACGTGATGGCTATGATATGGTGTTGCTCATGGATACGGATATTCTAAATGAATGTACGCATTTGCTATTTGAGGGACATCCGATTTCTTTAATCGAAGATGCTTTTGGTGAGAAGGGTGAAGAAGGCGTTATTTATCTGCCGAATGTTTTATCACGTAAAAAACAAATTGTTCCGCCCTTAAGTGATGCGGCTCGCAAAGAAAAATAGTTGTTTTACTCCACTTGACATTTTTTTGGCATGATTATTGCTATATATTTTATTGTGATAATCAGGATGTTGAGAGGAGCTAAATGATGACGACTCAGGTTAAGTGGAGTTTGAATCCTTTGAAACAGGGACAATCCTCCATCGAATTTCTCAGTAAGTCAGCAATCGATAAAGCGCGAAATTTTCATAAAAGTTTGCCTGGCTATAAAGAAACACCATTAAGAAGCCTGGACAATTTGGCTAAATATTTGGGCGTTGCCAAGGTATGTGTCAAAGATGAATCTTATCGGTTTGGTCTGAATGCATTTAAAGTACTCGGTGGGTCCTATGCGATAGGGTGCTATTTGGCTAGTTTGCTTAACAAGGATATCGGTGAGCTTCCTTTTTCAGTTTTGACCTCGCCTGAAGTTCACCGTATGTTAGGTGATATTACTTTTACAACGGCGACAGATGGGAACCATGGGCGGGGCGTTGCTTGGACAGCAAACAAGCTACAGCAGAAATCAGTGATTTATATGCCCAAGGGGTCAGCGAAAAGTCGGTTGGAGAATATCCAGTCGGAAGGTGCTAAAGCGTCGATTACAGATGTTAATTATGATGAAGTTGTACGCTTAGTAGCTGAAGATGCCAAAAGGCATGGTTGGGTAATGATTCAGGATACAGCCTGGGAAGGCTATGAGGATATTCCGACCTGGATTATGCAGGGCTACGGCACCATGGCTGCTGAAGCACTCGAACAGATGCTCATTAGCAAGGGAGAGCCGCCTACGCATATTTTTATTCAGGCCGGAGTCGGTTCACTCGCGGGAGCTGTCCAAGGCTATTTTGCTTCTGTTTTAAAAGAGGCTTGTCCAAGGGTGGTGATTGTAGAATCGAATCAAGCCAACTGTTTGTTCCAATCCGTACAAGCGGGCGATGGAAAGCCTCATTTTGTAACAGGCGAGTTGAATACAATTATGGCGGGGTTAGCCTGTGGTGAGCCTAACACAATTAGTTGGGAAGTATTACGGGACTATAGTGACATGTTTATTTCCTGTCCGGATATTGTGGCTGCGCTAGGAATGCGGATGTTGGGCAATCCCCTTGGAAATGATTCGCCGATTATTTCCGGCGAATCAGGTGCTGTTACACTCGGATTGTTTGCTCTTCTTATGCAGGATGAGCAATTATTAGCAGTGAAGCAGCAATTACATTTGGATGAAAATTCGCGCGTGCTGTTATTTAGTACGGAGGGCGATACCGATCCGGCTCAATATCGCAACATTGTTTGGCAGGGTGAATTTTCTTATAAATAAGGAGGCGTTTTAGTTGAAAGCAATCGTAAATACTGATAAGGCACCATCTGCAATTGGACCTTATTCACAGGCAGTAAAAGCAGGGGGATTTTTATTCGTTTCGGGACAGATC from Pelorhabdus rhamnosifermentans harbors:
- the hisB gene encoding imidazoleglycerol-phosphate dehydratase HisB, with the translated sequence MREAAVTRKTAETDIAATLILDGQGQATIATGIGFFDHMLTLFTKHGLCDLSLKAKGDLEVDGHHTVEDVGIVLGQLLKDCLGDKQGIRRYGTAYVPMDEALVLVSLDISGRPYLAYDLPVQAEQIGSFATELTEEFFRAVAAHAGLTLHIRLLAGTNSHHIVEAVFKAFGRAIDEATRQDARIQGVLSTKGMLE
- the hisH gene encoding imidazole glycerol phosphate synthase subunit HisH, whose product is MIAIMDYGMGNLYSVEKAFVKLGAAVTVTRDGDVIRKADQVVLPGVGAFGDCMENIRSFGLEAVIQEVVQSGKPFLGICLGLQLMFEGSEETPGVAGLGIFSGMNRKIVAPGLKVPHMGWNDLAFRKSSSLFKDLSAPYVYFVHSYHAVPTDDTLITAVTDYGSPITASVGQGNIQAVQFHPEKSGQAGLKILENFKEMA
- the hisA gene encoding 1-(5-phosphoribosyl)-5-[(5-phosphoribosylamino)methylideneamino]imidazole-4-carboxamide isomerase, producing MILFPAIDIRGGKCVRLVKGDFARETVFSERPADMARRWQNEGAQYLHVVDLDGARSGKPVNLAAIEDILQQVELPVQLGGGIRDLETIDMLLEMGVSRVILGSIAVKNPALVKEAVAKFGEKIVVGIDAKDGIVAVEGWGKSSPVAVRDLALDMAECGVKRIVYTDISRDGMLSGVNVEATARLAKVSGLSVIASGGVRDLTDIEALLACGEAKVEGVIMGKSIYTGTLDLKQALELVKKGR
- the hisF gene encoding imidazole glycerol phosphate synthase subunit HisF; amino-acid sequence: MYTKRIIPCLDVKDGRVVKGTNFVGLRDAGDPVELAKVYDKEGADELIFLDITASSDHRETIVEVAKKTAAEVFIPFTIGGGIRTNQDIRKMLKAGADKVSLNTAAVSHPELIVEGAKRFGSQCIVLAVDARQTAPDKWEVTIHGGRTSTGLDVVEWVKKAVNLGAGEILLTSMDKDGTKDGYDIPLTRAVAESVSVPVIASGGAGKLEHFYDVVTLGKADAVLAASVFHYGQFSVQEVKSYLKSRHVEVRL
- the hisIE gene encoding bifunctional phosphoribosyl-AMP cyclohydrolase/phosphoribosyl-ATP diphosphatase HisIE, with amino-acid sequence MMGKITGDLLNKVKFDGQGLVPAIIQDAETKTVLMLAYMNQESLTKTLQSGFTWFYSRSRKCLWQKGESSGHVQQVESIHYDCDGDTLLVTVKQTGAACHEGTFSCFSRRLDEEVVQDAAIVESTEVYGQVATILNDLYEVIQDRKHNRQEGSYTCYLFDKGQDKILKKVGEESAETIIASKNNSKEEILYEMSDLWYHCLVLLSYHNITPTELLAELYGRRK
- a CDS encoding TSUP family transporter, encoding MEFISMGMVIFLFITGFVASFIDSVVGGGGLVTLPALLMTGLPITHVLGTNKLSASLGSVTSMITFIRSGKINLSLVKWLVPLSFIGSMSGAYLVRYIPSEFMKPLVVILLVVVAFYTVFKKDWGDISTYGGLSKKTGMISGLVALIIGFYDGFFGPGTGSFLIFAFLLLGFDFVSSSGNAKALNFASNIAAMITFLWLGYVHIEYSLILGFGMILGAIAGTRVAIRKGAAYVKPLFVSVTIILVGKQLWDLFLK
- a CDS encoding divergent polysaccharide deacetylase family protein; the encoded protein is MLLSLAVGYSIWHQDASQNSHYQLQKTGAGVVVDFTDTSQKIHQVLDQTLAENHLVLQQGEAGPKEQPRTTVEGKIVWHYRSESTRLSGDVTFDGLSQLLNQALKKVGGEILASQPDSYQGKPVMRLDVGCRDVLDGEPVSVVTDRLYLFAEGKAGAVPGGKGELAIIIDDFGYNSEPINAFVSIDRPLTFSVLPNRPYTLQAASRGVSSGHQVMLHLPMEPQDSKQQSEAQTVTVSMSDREAGELVRQDIGAIPGLIGVNNHQGSRATSDKRIMKSVLSIVKAKQLFFVDSRTSSQSVAYDMARQLGVRTIANDLFIDNQSNVDYIKGQLRQAMGIATKKGHAVIIGHARLSTAMALREMIPEIESNGIRLVFVSQLVQ
- the sdaAB gene encoding L-serine ammonia-lyase, iron-sulfur-dependent subunit beta — encoded protein: MKSVFDIIGPIMIGPSSSHTAGAARIGKLARAILGEAPTQATVKLHGSFAQTYLGHGTDKAIVAGLLGFSADDERIPEALTLAAQAGLAIEFVKADLGDVHPNTACIEMVGQSGRKAQVMGSSIGGGSVLITKINGYDVELTGEYATLITIHEDKPGIVALVTHILAQEAVNVAFMRVSRQERGAEALLILEADEPISHHAYELVAHLPKVKVAMLVSPI
- the sdaAA gene encoding L-serine ammonia-lyase, iron-sulfur-dependent, subunit alpha, translating into MNSFSTFSDLIAVAEQQQKSVADMMVDYEVQKQQMNKEQVWQGMDGCLTVMMEAVQKGKNSREKSVSGMVGGNAARFGDYMKGSGILGPTAQKAMCYALAVSEVNAAMGRIVASPTAGSCGILPGAILAAGEALSCTREQLVAGLFTAAGVGLVINEHASLAGALGGCQAECGSAAAMAAAAVVEMAGGTPRQAGQALALAFKNLLGLVCDPVAGLVEVPCVKRNAFGAVHALVAAEMALSGIESVIPPDEVITASYEIGCLLPKSLRETSEAGLAKTPTGQAIEAKLHGQNSL
- a CDS encoding putative manganese-dependent inorganic diphosphatase, coding for MNKPIYVIGHRNPDTDSICSAIAYAHLKQSLGISAIAARAGKINNETKYILDTLKVPAPMIVNYLYPQVKDIMKPAQLTIHANQTLKELGRLLASHHTKSIPVVDDKQHLCGIVSVSDLARRYFDELGMPDLAESNVEYASIIKVLDGTLVQGDIVGRKITGRVKIAAAKVDTMLNTISAGDIVLVGDRLNVQLACIKLGVACLIVTVGAKVQERVCEAAAKAGVIIITAPYDTYICGRLINQSVPVSIVMQKEVVTFKPSQLAMDIKKTIAETRFRNYPIVENDRFIGVIDRDSFIMPEREKIILVDHNEVSQAVEGIEEADIIEVVDHHRLGGMETNSPISVHFEPVGCTATIIAGLYWQNQITIPQEIAGLLLSAILSDTVLFKSPTCTERDKTVAKQLAEIANLDIEAHGMALLKAGSDIGSMSATDILRNDLKEFQLGDYRLAIGQISVLDGESILAMRAGIQAEMRQMCLRDGYDMVLLMDTDILNECTHLLFEGHPISLIEDAFGEKGEEGVIYLPNVLSRKKQIVPPLSDAARKEK
- the dpaL gene encoding diaminopropionate ammonia-lyase, encoding MTTQVKWSLNPLKQGQSSIEFLSKSAIDKARNFHKSLPGYKETPLRSLDNLAKYLGVAKVCVKDESYRFGLNAFKVLGGSYAIGCYLASLLNKDIGELPFSVLTSPEVHRMLGDITFTTATDGNHGRGVAWTANKLQQKSVIYMPKGSAKSRLENIQSEGAKASITDVNYDEVVRLVAEDAKRHGWVMIQDTAWEGYEDIPTWIMQGYGTMAAEALEQMLISKGEPPTHIFIQAGVGSLAGAVQGYFASVLKEACPRVVIVESNQANCLFQSVQAGDGKPHFVTGELNTIMAGLACGEPNTISWEVLRDYSDMFISCPDIVAALGMRMLGNPLGNDSPIISGESGAVTLGLFALLMQDEQLLAVKQQLHLDENSRVLLFSTEGDTDPAQYRNIVWQGEFSYK